In the genome of Raphanus sativus cultivar WK10039 chromosome 4, ASM80110v3, whole genome shotgun sequence, one region contains:
- the LOC108853023 gene encoding uncharacterized protein LOC108853023 produces the protein METQIDTPKVYTLVANLPKIFTNTVDIVLQELIQDETGVVHVLASDHINLNPSDGGFTPHHLSRLLRDEQVPQSQFLGQKIALDINRELANDVSLREPAFVFVTVDFIRETRLIFPPDEPTPSRGASGEVFQRLADEQRVEVENNEIQCSICIEDLSKNHQEVIEMPKCLHRFHQDCLFEWLARQNSCPLCRSVPYGLDQETDS, from the coding sequence ATGGAAACACAAATCGATACACCGAAAGTCTACACGCTGGTGGCGAACCTACCCAAAATATTCACGAACACGGTCGATATCGTCTTACAAGAACTCATCCAAGACGAAACAGGAGTGGTACACGTTTTAGCATCGGATCACATCAACCTGAACCCAAGCGACGGCGGCTTCACGCCGCATCATCTCTCTCGACTCCTTCGCGATGAGCAAGTTCCCCAGTCTCAGTTTCTAGGTCAAAAGATCGCTCTTGATATCAATCGCGAACTTGCTAACGACGTTTCCCTTAGAGAGCCTGCTTTCGTATTCGTCACTGTCGATTTCATCAGAGAGACACGTTTGATTTTTCCGCCCGACGAACCTACTCCATCGAGAGGTGCTTCCGGTGAAGTTTTCCAGAGGTTAGCGGACGAACAGAGAGTTGAAGTCGAGAACAACGAGATTCAGTGTTCGATTTGTATTGAGGATTTGTCCAAGAATCATCAAGAAGTCATTGAGATGCCTAAATGTTTGCATAGGTTTCATCAAGATTGTCTCTTTGAGTGGCTTGCTCGGCAAAACTCATGTCCCTTGTGCCGGAGTGTTCCCTACGGCTTGGATCAAGAAA